One segment of Excalfactoria chinensis isolate bCotChi1 chromosome 27, bCotChi1.hap2, whole genome shotgun sequence DNA contains the following:
- the LOC140263090 gene encoding class II histocompatibility antigen, M beta 1 chain-like isoform X1, with protein sequence MAPTGFGVLGAIGLVLNCRAAGAFILHMASSCPLLANGSLGGFEFTMAFNKNPLLCYDPDVQHFIACDWGLLHNYALFLADIINHETIWVQRAEARRKACTELATQFWTHTALRKTPPQVRIVPVPISNDPDTVHLICHVWGFYPPSVTIQWLHNGLVVASGDTKLLPSGDWTYRTQMSLRASTAAGSTYTCSVWHSSLEQPLQEDWSPNLSPRMMVMVAVAAMVLTLGLVVLTAGVFSFCQRPQGPAAGPSPQPDAGSDSSPGTQNDPGPSSGPHPSPGPHPGSGPHPSYGPHPGSGPHPSPGPHSGPDPGSAPDSYA encoded by the exons ATGGCGCCGACGGGTTTTGGGGTGCTGGGGGCGATAGGGCTGGTGCTgaactgcagggcagcag GTGCCTTCATATTGCACATGGCCAGCTCCTGCCCGCTGCTGGCCAATGGCTCCCTGGGTGGCTTCGAGTTCACCATGGCCTTCAACAAGAACCCACTGCTGTGCTACGACCCCGATGTCCAGCACTTCATTGCCTGTGATTGGGGGTTGCTGCACAACTATGCCCTTTTTCTGGCTGACATAATAAACCATGAGACCATCTGGGTGCAGCGTGCAGAGGCGCGGAGAAAGGCATGCACCGAGCTGGCTACACAGTTCTggacacacacagcactgcgcAAGA CACCACCCCAGGTCCGCATCGtccctgtccccatctccaACGACCCCGACACCGTCCACCTCATCTGCCACGTCTGGGGCTTCTACCCACCCTCAGTGACCATCCAGTGGCTGCACAATGGCCTCGTGGTGGCCTCAGGTGACACCAAACTACTGCCCAGCGGGGACTGGACCTACAGGACACAGATGAGCCTCAgggccagcactgcagcagggagcaccTACACGTGTTCAGTGTGGCACTCCAGCCTGGAGCAGCCACTGCAGGAGGACTGGA GTCCCAATTTGTCCCCAAGGATGATGGTGATGGTGGCAGTGGCGGCCATGGTGCTGACGTTGGGGTTGGTGGTGCTCACTGCTGGGGTATTCAGCTTCTGTCAGAGGCCACAGG GTCCTGCTGCTGGTCCCAGTCCCCAACCTGATGCGGGTTCTGATTCCAGTCCTGGTACCCAAAATGATCCTGGCCCAAGTTCTGGTCCCCATCCCAGTCCTGGACCCCATCCTGGTTCTGGCCCCCATCCCAGTTATGGACCCCATCCTGGTTCTGGTCCCCATCCCAGTCCTGGACCCCATTCTGGTCCTGATCCCGGTTCTGCTCCTGATTCCTATGCCTGA
- the LOC140263090 gene encoding class II histocompatibility antigen, M alpha chain-like isoform X2, translating into MGAANGRGALVAALLGAALGSVRAEPSLHTLSEVLFCQPDTPSRGLSVAFDSEQLFSFDFPKSQWLPQLPDAPAWPAGIEQPDELKLDISLCLELLHVLTEIASGQMPEAAGIPVADIFLQQPLQLGYPNTLVCMVGNIFPPAITISWQRDGIPITEGITHLTYTPVDDLGFMRFSYLEVTPRSGDIYSCIVTRERDNTSVVAYWVPQDPIPSDVLAMAVCGAVTALGILLALLGLGLLLSARRRITWGK; encoded by the exons atGGGGGCCGCGAATGGTCGCGGGGCTCTCGTGGCAGCGCTGCTTGGGGCGGCCCTGGGGAGCGTCAGAGCCG AGCCATCGCTGCACACCCTATCCGAGGTGCTCTTCTGCCAGCCGGACACACCGTCGCGGGGTCTGTCGGTGGCCTTTGactcagagcagctcttctcaTTCGACTTCCCCAAGTCGCAGTGGCTGCCGCAGCTCCCCGATGCCCCCGCGTGGCCCGCAGGCATCGAGCAGCCCGACGAGCTGAAGCTCGACATCTCGCTGTGCCTCGAACTGCTTCATGTGCTCACCGAGATCGCCTCCGGGCAGATGCCTGAAGCCgcag GCATCCCAGTGGCCGACATCTTCCTGCAGCAGCCGTTGCAGCTGGGCTACCCCAACACTCTGGTCTGTATGGTGGGCAACATCTTCCCCCCAGCCATCACCATCAGCTGGCAGCGGGATGGCATCCCCATCACCGAAGGCATCACCCACCTCACCTACACCCCCGTTGATGACCTGGGCTTCATGCGCTTCTCCTACCTGGAGGTGACACCACGCTCCGGTGACATCTACTCCTGCATTGTCACCCGTGAGAGGGACAACACCTCCGTGGTGGCTTATTGGG TGCCACAGGACCCCATTCCTTCTGATGTGTTGGCCATGGCGGTGTGCGGCGCGGTGACGGCGTTGGGCatcctgctggcactgctgggtttggggctgctgctgtctgcccgTCGACGCATTACTTGGGGAAAATAG